Below is a genomic region from Medicago truncatula cultivar Jemalong A17 chromosome 3, MtrunA17r5.0-ANR, whole genome shotgun sequence.
gtaaAACACATGAGAATGTCAGAGTGGAAAAAGTATTAGTCGTATTATTATACTATACTATATGAAAATCGAAAGCTATTATTAATAGTAATCTATAGACTGATGCTAGTCACAcccaaaaaaacaagttacattctagaatgactaatatatccctaaattgaacataagtaaacttaatttacattaacctagattgaacgtaagtaaactgaatttacactacctcttatatacatacgatATACacacgtaaactaaatttacattaacctaactgaacataagtaaacttaatttacattaacctagattgaacgtaagtaaactgaatttacactaacctaaattgaacatacgtaaatttgaatttacattaacctacatacgtaaactacactaacgCCTTTTATAgacatacacgtaaacttaatttacactaacctctcacttaaaatcaaattgacaagcatatctcataccaaaacaaacaataaacaaatagaaactcatcgaaaatgaaattcataaaattcactaacctttatgaatataatacatatcattatcaataacaaagatgttgattcagatcttggttgcacatctatggtgatttgtggatgaaagagaGTAAGAGTTcggaatgatcataaaagatggattttgtagtattttaaaattttaaataaatttaagtgtaacttatttttttttttttgatgtgaCTAACACGAGTCTAATCTATATTGTTGTTTccatcataatttattttacgaAAAATTTACTCAATAATTATCAGTATCATCTATGTTGTTGTTTCccatcataatttatttttaataaaattcggaggcttttgaaaagaaagaataacCAATTGAGATTTCACACTTCCCTTCCATATCGAAACAAAAGCCCTTCCCTTCCATATCACTTGCAACCGCCGCCGTCACTTCTCCGACGATCCCAAACCTAGTTTCACGGTTTCAACTCCATCGTTCACCTTTACAGTTATCAAAAACTCTCAAAGGTTTCTTCTCGTAACCTTTCTCCCTTCTTTCTTAATttcatatatcatttttattcttttattccTTCACCAATTTTGCTACTgttatcgtttttttttttttttttttttgtttctgaagttttctctcttcttgGTTTTTGCTTTTTTGGTGTTTAATGTATATTTGATTGGTTCTGTTagtatatttattttgatttgatttgattgaaatGTAGTGTTCATACATGTGTATATTACTTGTTTGTTGAAATGCCTGAATGATTACAATCTAAAACACGTTTGTTTCTGTTTGTGCTTTATAACTATGCCACAaatttgagcttatagcttatgtcTTGTAGTGGTTATACCTTATTTTTTCTAACTTGTAGTGGtttttgataagctaattcaagtagcttatagcttattattttttatctcaattttacccttgtaGCCATAATTGAAGGGTGAAAATAGTGTTTCGGTTCTACTAATTTGCTTTGGCAAAGTTAAGTTgcaatatatgtatgtagttgaTTTGTGAATTTCTGTCAAGAAGGGTGAAAATAGGATTCTATCAGTTGGAATTTGGAATTTTCTTTATTAGCATAAACTTATCATCAATGAGATAAGAATCTAACTTACATACAACTTAAGAATAAATCAGTTAAATTAGTAAGGTAGGTAAAGTTTGTTGGCGAGGTTTTGAGAAAAGCAAGGATAATCTCtaattaacattaattaattagtagACCAATAATTCACGTTGTTGAAAGTCGTGTGACCAAAATAAgaattcaattttcatttaacaATTTTAGTCTCTTTTCTGTGAGTCTATATTTTTCTGCTAAATCATGTCTCTCTTGTCATAGTTAGCTTCTTTGAAAAGTGTTCATTTTCTGTTGATGCatttaaaatcatcattttgcATTTATGTAGTTGTGTAGCTCATGAGTATGACCTGTCTTTATGTGTGACATATAGGTTGAATTATAAAACAATTCATGGCTGACGTAACGCAAGTGGTTGAGCATGGAAGTGAGCTGGGAAAGAGGAAGTTTGGTAGGAACCAAGGCCGTAAAAAGTCAAGTAAGAAACCAAAAGTGATGAAGCCACCACACGGACAGAAGAAagttaaaatcaaccaacaaatgAAGAAACTTTACAACAAGCGAGCACGCGAGTATAAttctgatgatgatgaagatgagacAACTGCCCCTGCTACTGGGAGTACTAGACATGTTGCATCTATGAAGAATCGAGGCGTCACATCTTTCACCAAAAATAAGCATGAGGAGGAAGACATGGAAAGTGAAGATCTATCCGAAGATGAAGGAGCAGCAGAAGGACAAAGAACACAGAAGAAGCATGTTACTGATAAGAAAGTTAATTTCGCtgaggatgaagaagaagaggaggatgAAATTCAGCCAGGAATTACTAAATTCATGGAAGGTTGTAAAGCATTCAAGATGGCCTTCAAGAGTATTATAAAGAAGAGTGTTTCTGATGACTTGTTGGTAAGCTAGGTGCTCATATATCATGCTAATgttttattagagaaataaaaaattggtattCTAAAACTTGAACAACTCTATAGGGTCCAGTATTGTCAGATCACAAGAATCTTGTTATAGAAAAGCTTGCGGAAGAGGAGACAGAGCGCAAGATCAAGGGAGAGACAAAAAAGGAAAAGCTGATggtaattttaaatttcaagttCACTGTGATTTTTATGATATTCCAATTAGCACTAAAATTTATGTGTATCTCCAATTATCGTAGACCAAAATATTATCTATCAGGTAAGCAATCTGGCAATTGCTAACTTATTGCTTGTTACAGCTAGCAGAAAAGGGACATGTCACACCTGCTAATTATTTGGACGCGCACGAAAAGTTTCTTATAAGTGTAGCGACAAAAGGAGGTAAAtgagtttctttttcttttaaatagagGTCTATTTTATgcttctttatttttatcagtGACTTACATTTCCTCTTACTTATTTAACTGTTGCTGTGAACATGGACTACTTCTGATTTCTTTCAGTGGTCAAGCTGTTCAATGCTGTAAGTTTTATCCTAACATTTGCAAATTTTGTTTTCTCCAAATTTTCCTCCTCTCTTTGTCGTTTGtatgattatcattattaaaTTGAAGGTTTTATACACACTTGTTGCAGGTCAACAAAGCTCAAGTTGCTCAGAAAGGGCTGGACCCCTCAAAGAACAGGGATGCAAAGGGTAAGTTGTTTTATGCTGCAACAACAAAATGCGAGACATTAGAAAGATTCAAGTTAGTAGTTTACTTTCAGCATAACTGTCTCAAGTAAAGAAAAAGGAATCTCATTTGGGGATTCATTGTTTCAGTTTATCTTTTATACAGGGAAATTTAACACAACtgttttggccaaagctcattttTATTCGTTCTGTCATTGTTATCAAATAGTGGCTCTTTAGTGTAGATGATTTTGACGAATTCACTATGAAAACAGTGAGCTGCATACAACCTCTTTGGGCCTTTGGCCATAGTGGTTGTAGCATCTATAgggaaaagaaaatgttttcttTAATAATAAAACTTGAGGCAGCATGCGAGCTGTATATgacctatttttaaaatagaaaacttAAGAGTCAGGATGTTATTATTCCCTATAATCACCTTAATACGTAAACTTCTCTCAATGTTTAAACCATGCTCTGCCACATTTTTTTTCAACACATCGTCCTCATCCTCTATTTCCAGTGAGGAGGGTGAtccttcaattcattttttttaaagaggcaGCATGTGAGGTGCACAACCTTTTTTTAAACCTCAATAAACATTATTATGCAGCATACCATTGTTTTTTAGATAATTAATTTCTTTCAACCACTATGCTGCGTCTGCTATTTGCCTACAATGCTATGCTATTCCACTATTTTCCACTATCCTCTATTGATAACACTGATTTTTGTATATGATATGACTACCATGCTGAAGATTTGTTTGTGATATGATGTTCTAAGAATGAGGGGAAAGAGTTAACAATTAACctatttaagtatttaattgtTGAAAAATAAGAGGGGTCGGGACTTGGAACCATGCTCCTCCAAATAGAACCATCCCTGTCAGAGTTCTCGGtttcactttttcttttgttaatacCTATCTGTTCTATTTATGTGGTTCCTAATATATTCAAAATGTTTGCCCAATTCTTACTATCTAATTTGTGTGTTCTGTCAGTTATAAAGAAGCGCACCAAAGAAGCCTTCTTTTCAGCGTTAGGGAAGCCAGCTATTGGCACCTCTGCAAAGGTGATTGTTACGGACTCTTTGGTTCCCTTTATtcgaaaaatgaaagaaactcAGAGCttgaagaaatttgaatttcttttttgcaATTCTATACATCcgattttctgaatttttatgcATCTATACATcggattttatgaatttatatgCATAAATGTCTATTTTCTCTTTAGAACTATTAGTTTATGATCTCTAAATTAATGTGATATGGAACATGtttaatttgatattattttcttttttatcaggTCTTCCACTTTAAAATTTTGAACATGATGTTTTTAGTACTCTGCTTTCATTGAAGCAGTAACAGAATAAgaaaaatcttatatatatatcgaCATTATTATGTTTAAATAAATGCTAATTTTCATTGCGTAACTGCTACACGTGTTTCTTGAATGAGTTATAGATTCCATCATGTCCCTAATTATCAAATTGCTTGGATTTTGGATATGCAGGCCAATGCAAGCACAAACAAGGGAGAAGATGAACAACCTTCTTGGGCTCCATTACGCGATAATTATATGCTGACAAGTTCGAGAATAAAGGATTGGGACAAAAACGCACCAGTaagtttattttaaagttaCTATTATACGATGATCCAGCTACCTTGTACTCATCATGTTGCTTAACTGCAGGGTAAAAATGAATCAGATGACATTGAAAAGATTTCCCAAGATAGCAGTTCCGATGAAGATTAAggttttgaaacttgaaaaggCAGCATCGGCGTGTTTCTAGTGGGATAATCggtcaaattttcaaaattgttcCATTTCTGCTCATTACGTTACTAAAGAATGGAATTGGAGAAACTTGATGGCTGATTGGCCGGCCTTTGGTATAAACCAACCAATTTTGAATTTGTTCACTGAACCAAAGTTACTGAACATGATGAATAGAGTCTCTTTATTATTATCCAATTGTATTAGGAATATGATTCTCTGTAGTAATAGACTATTTATGGTTTTATTGCCGAAAAGTAAATCATCCAATTAATCGAAAGCTTGGAAAATCTTTAATTTCCCATTTTGATGAGGAACTTTTATGTAAACGATTTAGTATTTGATTTCGTCGTAGGGTATtagaattgttttttctttttaacagaAGAATGTTACTGAGTTTGATTAataattagagaaatgatacAATGCGGAATGGAAAGTCCGAGTAACTAGCCATAAATGGGGTTTGTTTACCATAATACTGAAGGCTGCCCTCAAGCTGGAGAATGTATGTTTGAGAGTTCGCAGCTTGTGAAGAGATGCAGGTTCAAGAGATTTGGTGAAAAAACCTGCTAACATGTTGGTTGAAGAAATAGGAAGTAATTTGAATAGTCCAACTAGAATTTTCCCACACAATATGACACTCATCAATGTGTttagttctttcttggaatgtTGGATATAGAAACTTGAAGATCATGctgaaaagaactttatttggCTCACATGTCGTAGATGTGAGAgctctatattttgtcaacttaGCATTGGTGAAAacgtataaaaaataaattgactgACACCCTCAAGTTAGGTCAATGGTGTTATCTGCTTGGTGTTTAACTTTATAGACCTACCATGCTTACCTCTGTACCTCAACTAATTGCTATGTATTATTGGATTCAAGAGCTTTTAACTCTTTGCATGATAGCAACACACTGAGTTTATTTACAGCCTCATCAAAAGTTTGAGGTTCAATAACATTAGAAATAGTAAGTAGATACTTTAGCTGAGCAGGTGAAATAGAATATTAAGTCTGGGTGGAATCTCTTCCAAAGGGTATCACCCAGCTACGCGAATCACAGTATGTGTTATTAAGTACGGCTGGTACCATTTCAATGTGTTTTGATTCTTCCTAACAAGAGAGGTTAGGGTTCCTTCCTATTCTTTACATAACCTTAACTAGCTTCCAGGTAGCTCTTACCTTACTTGAATCTGGTGAGGAAGATGTATCTGCTGTATGCAGCTGAGGGCAGTTAAAGTCTTCAGGAAAGGCTGGAACCTTTTCAGATCTAGTAGATTTTCTCAGACTTTGTTCTTCATGTATGAGTGTGAAACATGCTGATTTATATGCAATGTGGatgtttcattttctttaattttgttctagTCATAGTTTCAGTTTTAGCTTGATCAACATGATcaagaagaaattaaaagagTCTAAATCATTATCACATCTCATATCATGATTATACGAATCAACTTTGTAGAAATAAGGAAAATATgtctataaaaaataacattccTAGATATGGTTCTATTTTGCTGCCTTCTGCAATGTGGTGTGCACTGTGAATGAAGTCCCTTTTTCTGTTACCTTACCTATAGGAACCAAAGTAGAGAGAAGAAGAGTTTAAAactcataaaagaaaataaaatattgcatGCAACCTTGTTAAGAAAGAGTTTTTCTGGTTACTTTGTTCACACATTACAACCATGTGAGTattagaagaaaagaaagggaAAGAGCACAAATTAAATGACGTATTAAGTGTGAGGATAGTCTTATGTCAGCGGGTACACAACAAATAAATCCTTGTTTGCTCTCATTTACATGCAAATAAAATgctctctcaatttttttttatatatgttattttaaattttgaaagcaTTAATTGCTATATAAATTCTTAGTAaagtatttatatttacttCTTCTGAGTATTGTGCAATGTGCACCACATTGTTTAAGAGTTCTACATTACATGAGATAAGGTTTGAAAAGTGGTTTATAAGCGAGTGCAATAAGTAAGTGCAATCTTCATTCTACaagttgattttgtaaaagTTGAGTTAAATCAGcccaaattaacattttttttttttttttagcaacccACAAAGGATAgattaaaagagaaaaggaaacaaAGAAGAGGGAGGGGACCAAACCAAAAAACTCCCTCAGGAAGAAAACCTAAATTCAGGTAAACCAATTTTGTTCCTAACATAGGATTCCCTAGCAAACAAAGGTATATGATCCAAAAAATCAAAGTGATCCAGAGACAGCCCAAAGTTTGCGAGGGAATCAGCTACTTGGTTTCCTTCCCTGAAAATGTGAGTAACTATACAATTCATATTAGTTAATTTAAGTTGAACATTGTTCCATCTGTTTCTGACTTGCCAAGGCACTAGAGTGGAATTCTTAAAAGCTTGAACCACCAACATAGAATCTGTCTCTAACCAAAGAAAGTTCCAATGTTTCTGATACGCCACTTCTATAGCTCTCATGGCCCCACATAATTCAGCCTGATAAGAAGTGAGAATACCTAAACTTTCAGCAAAACAACCCATACAGGTACCTTCAAAATCTCTGAAAACACCACCACAAGAGGCTAAACCAGGATTTCCCAATGATGCTCCATCTGTATTGCACTTAACCCAATGAAACAAAGGAGGCTTCCAGATTACTTCTGTGATTGTAGGAGCGTTTGGATGACGAATTGTGACATTgaaagtttttaaaattatgaagtCTCTGATAGAATTGTTAGATGCCTTGCTAGTGAAGTTACCAGAGAGAGATGTGTTAGCAATAATGATTGAAATGGCTGACTTCCAGTGAATTAACTTGTTGTTGAATCTGGCTTCATTCCTCACAAACCAAATTGTGTTAAGTAAATTGATCAGAGCAGCTATGATAACAATTTTACATTGTGGGGACCAAGCTCTTTCACAAAAGTTCCAAATGTCATCCATGTCTCTAAATTGCATATTCATACTTAAAGATGCAGATAACCAGGACCACAATTTTAAAGCAAAAGGGCAGAAAAAGAAGAGATGCATAAAAGAGTCAGAATTCTTACAACAGAGGTTACACATGGAAACCAGCTGGCAGCCTCTATCCATCAATCTATCATCAGTAGGAATCTTCCCTTGCATCAGCCTCCAGACCATAAGAGACTTTGAGGGAGGAATATCCTTATTCCAAATTAACTTTGGCCACTTCAGATCTTCATTATTATTTCTCTTGAAAACATAAGCTTGCTTGAGGTCCAAGAAACCATTAGCTGAATGCTTCCAAATTAATTGATCATCTTTATCTTCCAGTGGGATAGTAGCTTGTTGCACAAGTTGACTGAGAAGAGGAAACATTTGACAAAGAGTTTCAGGAATACTCCATTCACCATTAACAATGTAATCACTAACAGTTGAAGATAAATGAACTGATATTGCATCAGGAATGCTTAAGGCTTGAGAAAGGGGTGCTCCACACCAGCTATCATTCCAGAAACTGATATTTTGACCATTACCAAGGAGCCAAATAGAGTTATTGTTGATATCACTGAATTCCTCTTTGATGCTATTCCATAATGAGGAGTAAATGTGGTATTGAATTGGTTTTCTGCACCTCAAAACTCTAGATCTCAACAAGATTGCCCAATCATCTGTTGAATGCAACATCTTCCAGAGAAGATTAAGGTTTGTTGATGTGTTGAGAGTTTTAATGGACCTCAGACTTAAACCACCCTGAGAGAAAGGCAAGCAGATATCAAAGTCTATCCAAGATTTGTTGGGTCACCGATTATCAAGCCATTGATATCAAACCACTTGGATAACGCTCAAAATATTCAGTCATGGACGTGAGGGGtttgtgttaagagtcccacaatGAATGAGATAAATAATTTGACATGGATAATGAATGATTGCAATCCTAACGCTACATAACACCTTAATGAATTCACATGATGAGACCTTTCGGGCAAGTATGACTTGTTAGTATCACGTCAATTATTAATGGTTTAATGTTTGATACATAAGAGAGATAACACATATTCCTAATGTCTTAAATTTTTGGATGAAGATGTCTTGTCTCACTCTTGTGGCTTTAGAGCAATGGCACGCTGTTACTTTTGTCGCTACTCTAGACTTCCTAACAAATGCTATCATAGTTTGGTTCAACTTGGTGGAGCGGGGGTGTGATTGTATTATTTGAATCATGTTTAGGACATTAGAGACTCGTATTTGAAAGAGAGGTTGTTGGGTTTATGTCTGAGCAATTAGTTCTATATCGACTATGAATGAGTACAATattggatatataagagagatgaCACATATTTTCAATGCCTTAAATTTTGGTTGGAGGTGTGATGTCTTACTCTCTTGTGGTAGTATTGACTTGTTGTTAGGTCCAGACCTCTCAACAATGCTTATATCGTGTCTTTAATTTTATGTTAGTTGTTGCGTGTTAAAAAATCTCAACAATGCTTATATCATatctttaattttatgttaGTTGTTGCGTGTTAAAATCACAACAATGCTTATATTgtgtctttaattttttttgtcatttcaaataacaaaccaaaaatcaaaatctataacAAAGGAGTTGAACTTCGTGCCCCTACCATCATTGCCAATATATGCAACCaccaaacaaaacaacacaTTGTGCCAATTTCGTTGCCAATATGGTCCTATTAGCACGATGTGTTGGTTTGGTTGTAACATCTTATATTAACTTTGTATGTGGCTGTGTTTGACTTTCTTGTGTATGATTGTGTGTGTTTTCTATAACCCTTCTTAAaaggttagtttttttttttactataatgtTGGGTCTTTGTCCCATATTTTTTGACATAGTTGACTCCATTACAGATAcaaatgcacaattttgatcttaaatatctttaataatttattaaaaaaacctTTAATTCTTATGGATTAGGGAAATTTTGATACAATAACTCGTAAGGAGTTAGGTGATTATTGGAAGATGAAGTAATCTATTAATCAAATGAGTTGCAAGTTGAACAgcaatttaaattcttttagaAGATTAACATGTAATAACAAACTTATAGTTACATTCACCAATATGTCTACCTTTCCAGAAGTGGTGTTTCAATGCAGAAAGGTTAGTGGATGATACCAAACTTTGCATAAAAATCAAGATAAACAAGTTCACTTTGattccttcaaaataaaaataaaaatcactttgATTGCCGGACCTAAtaattttaatgttatttttaaatttagtttttgcataaataacaaaattagaGAATACAAAATTTGATTGTGGGTTTTATAtaaggttaaataagtttttcgtccTTATAAATAAagcgaattttgattttagtttctAACCTACCGAGTCGAACTACATATAgctcaagttcaactcatttatttaacgaacttaattttcagctcaaaTTCAGctcgtttggttcatgaacaAAGTTTGACGAGCAAATTATCGAGTCGAGTTCCGAATTATattcgagttggttcggttcattgccaaCCCTACCTTCCTATTTCCTCCTCCatcaaagtttaatttttttaattttttttttgaaaaaagagtgTCTCAAATCATTAAGCAATCACTATTTCTATACTCATTTGacgttaaataacaaatattacatcttttgaacatattatattatagttTTGCGTATTTCAATCTGaagtactccatccgtcccttaataaatgacctagttgacaatatgcattattgacttgatatactttgaccatacttttctactaattcacaaagataaataatatcatgtaagatgttgttggattcgtctcgatgaatatttttaaaatattaaatttttataattttttttagtagagaattgaagatatcaaagataaaagaTATGCATTGAtatgtgtgtcaga
It encodes:
- the LOC120579661 gene encoding RRP15-like protein → MADVTQVVEHGSELGKRKFGRNQGRKKSSKKPKVMKPPHGQKKVKINQQMKKLYNKRAREYNSDDDEDETTAPATGSTRHVASMKNRGVTSFTKNKHEEEDMESEDLSEDEGAAEGQRTQKKHVTDKKVNFAEDEEEEEDEIQPGITKFMEGCKAFKMAFKSIIKKSVSDDLLGPVLSDHKNLVIEKLAEEETERKIKGETKKEKLMLAEKGHVTPANYLDAHEKFLISVATKGVVKLFNAVNKAQVAQKGLDPSKNRDAKVIKKRTKEAFFSALGKPAIGTSAKANASTNKGEDEQPSWAPLRDNYMLTSSRIKDWDKNAPGKNESDDIEKISQDSSSDED